Part of the Osmerus eperlanus chromosome 22, fOsmEpe2.1, whole genome shotgun sequence genome, ACGTGGCTGAACTAAATGGAAAAGAAGGCCTTGTCCCCAAGAATTACATCGAGCTGAAGCCACACAGGTGAGCCAACTTGCCATCCGTTCCACCCTACAAAGTCAAAACATCTCCAATCAATAAATCCTCTTGTTCAGGAAACCGAAGAACCCTAGCTTTAACAAATTAGCGGTTTCCCTAGAGGCTAAGAGGCTGTTTGTCCTTTTGGGTCCAGCTGGACGAGAAGGGAGGAAGTCCCCTTCATGACACTGCCACCTGCTCCTAGAGGCTCTCCCACAGGAAACCCCAGCCCCCTGAGCCAGTCAGACAGACCCCCATAACAACTCTGGAGACATCCATTAGCTTCAAAGCGCTTATCTGTGAGAGTTGGGTCAGCCTCAGTGAGCTTATGACTAATTAATCAGCCTTGGTCGGTCAGCCTTTTAAAAACTTGTCTTTTCAGGACCTAAGTTCTacgttttcacctcacaaaACACCGCATAGTCCACATGATATCATCCAACCAGCGCTGCTGGTTGAAAGCCTGCCCTACCAACATTTTTAACCCGTTGTCACTGGGACCACATCAAAGAGCGTCCTTTCCCAGAGCAGGAAGGACTGTGGACAATAGGAGGATATCCACTTTATCTTTATGCAGAGTTACCCTCAGAGAAATCATAGCAGGCTTGGCTGTGTTCACCTCAGCGTTCCTCTCATAGCAGCGCTGGTACTCTACGTTAGTGTCAGTTACAAATAGTAGCATTAGCTAaatgctaacgttagctaaatGCTAACATTTTGTGTTGGTGGTATGTTGTTGGGGTCTCTGTGCCTCTAAACAAAACAATACCTGGGTAGACAGAGCATTTGTTTCTGACAGGGCTTTTTGTAAGGAACTACAGAACAGTATCAGTCTGTGTCGCTAAATACAGACATACTGTAAATTAGTTACCATGTCGACTTGCTCTGTTACATTAGAATGTTTGGTCTATGACCCTCTCTTTCAAAATTAACCCTCAGCATACACCTGACACAGTAACACCATTACCTTCCCTTTTGCAGTAATTAACTAGAAACAGAAGTTATTTGAAACTTTCCAATTATTTACAAATGTCCCAAGGCCGTTTTTAAGCAGTAATTGGGTTACAAAATCTGGGTCAACTGAGCGTTGAACAAGCTTTGCAGGTGCTTGTGGCACCCGTTTTGAAATGACGATTTGTGGCGTTGACAGTTGGTTCCACGGGAGAATTACGAGGGCCAAGGCGGAGGAGATACTCTCCAAGCAAAGATTTGACGGGGCCTTCCTCATTCGAGACAGCGAGAGCACTGCAGGAGACTTCTCCATTTCTGTCAGGTATGTCCATGTTGTCCTTACTGCAAAAGGGCAAACTGGAgacttcacgcacacacacagatttcttaacttacattatatatatttttaagtacCCTATCCTGTATAAAAGAATCATATGAATTGTACCATTCATATCATATATGACAGCTGGTTTGTAATACAACTCCGCTAATCCCTGGTCTTTGTTGACCAACCTGTTGCTGTCCCAGTCTTTATGCAAAGTCTGTCTGGCGATGGCTATCAGATAAATTGCCTGTGTCATATTGGACACACCTGGGGCTATAGAGAGCCTTATCTCCTAGTGAAAACACTTTAGTCTGCGTCAAACTGCTTTTCTGTGGTTGCTACACAAAGAATTGCGGTCTGACACTTACCCCAAAAACTGCAGAGCTAATACGAACTCTTGGGAGGAAAAAATAACAGGGTTTCATTGTCAGCATATTATCCTCACTCCATTTCACAGCTTCAGGGCTGTCGGAAATCCTCGTTAGTAACGGAATCTCATGAAATATACAGCCCTCTCTTGCATTTTGATTGGGCCGAATCATAAACTCATGTTTCACAAGTGAGAGATggcgggtggggggatggggaacTGGGACAGCAAAGCCTAAATCATTCATGGgcctgggaggggtggggacggCGACACAGATGGCTGGGACGTCGAGCCCATGAAAGATAGGGTTCTTCACACCTTCACTCGAACACACAGTTTAGACATCTACGGCCAAATTAACCCGTCGAGTTGGGGGCCTAAGTGAAGTCGGATTTGAAATCCTTTCATGTACATGTTGGATCTCATCGGGTCACTGAGAAAGTCCCACAAAATGGAAACCCAATGCAGGCTAAGGGGCCCGTTGTTTGTCAGGAAAAGAAAACTATACATCTTTCACATCTGATAACAAATGAATACTATGTACATAACATTCTCAAATGaattaacacaaatgtaatactaTTTGATCCTGAATCCTCATGAAATGCTATACTCTCTGCAGGTCGGGTAACGATGTCCAGCACTTTAAAGTCCTCCGTGATGGTGCCGGGAAGTATTTCTTGTGGGTGGTGAAGTTTAACTCTCTCAACGAACTGGTGGAGTATCACCGCACCTCCTCCGTGTCCCGTAGTCAAGTCATTTACCTCAAGGACATGAAGGCCGTCGCTGACACAGAGGTGGGAAAGGTTCCCACACGTGCtgtatccaaacacacacattcacttctCTGAACTGAACAAATGACGTAGCGAAACATGCATACTcagggttcccgcggggtcttaaaaagtctaaaattctgaactttaaatttaaggccttaaaacatCTTAAAAACAgccagattttcatccgaggtcttaaatttcatttagtcaggtctaaaaaaggttttaccctcgttcatttccagaaccgctggccgcagaaagttatgaaaaagtagcaaaaaagtattgagttgcagcctacaaagcggagctctacaaacaaaaccagcagaacgctgccctcagaacgttggttcggtgtgttgtagttct contains:
- the grb2a gene encoding growth factor receptor-bound protein 2a, encoding MEAIAKFDFEATAQDELSFKRGNVLKVLNVNCDNNWYVAELNGKEGLVPKNYIELKPHSWFHGRITRAKAEEILSKQRFDGAFLIRDSESTAGDFSISVRSGNDVQHFKVLRDGAGKYFLWVVKFNSLNELVEYHRTSSVSRSQVIYLKDMKAVADTEVYVQALFDFDPKEPGELGFRRGDIIKVTENTDANWWTGMCHGQVGTFPRNYVTPYNQNT